In Ictalurus punctatus breed USDA103 chromosome 18, Coco_2.0, whole genome shotgun sequence, the genomic stretch CTTCGTGTCCACTTCAAGGTAAAACTTTACTGCAGTCGTGTTAAATTCTGTGGCCTTTACATCTACTAGGAACTACACAACTTATTGAGCCTACTGGCACAGTGCCTCGTTGGCTTTTGTTAAATTCGATCTTTGTGAAAATTGTCATTTTGTAGAAAGTCTCGTTTGATTAACAAATTTTGGAATCATGTACAGTGGTAGTGTGTTTTTAATGCATtacaaatatttgttttgtatatTAAATTTTATCAGATGCAAGAAAGCACAGAAATGCATGCTTCATGCCCTGACATGTGTGAGCAAGATGCTTTGTGTAGAACGGTCTTTACACTATTGAAAATGTTGCATGAAATGCAGTATATGAACAAAGCATGTGGTGCTTTTTAAATTTGAGACTTTAAATTGGGGTCAAACACTGGCTGAGAACCCCTGTGTTAATGTGGTGTTTATAAATATGTAGAACATGTGTTATCATTTTTTCATTACCCTATATATTAAGGCctggtgtatttttgtttctattttcatTCCATCATTGTGTATGAGCCCACCAGCTGCTGTGATGACTTCTTAGGACACCTTTGGATTAATAATGAAAAGAATTTAACATTCTGAGCAGCTGTGTTTCCCTGTGGAATGTAGTTAGTTAGTTTTCCGTTTTGGTttgatgtgggttttttttttcttctcttctcctgtcTTCACCCCCATTAGAACACTCGTGAGACGGCTCAGGCCATCAAAGGCATGCACATTCGCAAAGCCACCAAGTACCTGAAGGACGTCGTGGTCAAGCACCAGTGTGTTCCCTTCCGCCGTTACAATGGGGGTGTTGGCCGCTGTGCACAGGTAAGCTTACggtgtctttctttttcctcaccTGTAGAGTCATTGTAACCTGTGTACAGCACATAAACTTATTGTAACACATGAGATGTAAAACTGTCTGTTGTATATAAAAGAGCCAGAATTAGTATTAAGGACTCTCCTAGGGTAATTGTTCTGTACAGTGATGTCAGTATATGCATCTGTTCATATGTGGGCGGAGTTTGGGGAAATAAGCTGTGCTGCTGTCAGAAACACTCTTACAGTTGGGAAAGCTGATGCATTACTTATTTCCTCGTTTAGCTGTACTATTAGTGACCTGCTAACTTCTTGTTCTGATGTTCTTTCAAGTTAAGCATCATATGGTcacaaacacacttaaaaaatTGCATAACATGCAACTTTTCATTTAGTTTCCACAGTAACCACTGTTTATTCTGATTCTCAGTTGAGTATGTAAGTTGGGGTTCCAGCACAGCTCCGGACTAGTATGCATTCAGAATATTTTTGGAAGTTTGGATATTATCAATGAAGGAGCTCAATGCTGTAGTCAGTATCTGACTAATGCCACTATTTTTGCCTTGGgtagtatatatttattagatAAATCTATGATGGGTAAATACAGTTGAGAACTGCCTGTTTAATAGGAGGCCCTTTGACTGACAGGGCAGACCTGACTATTTCCTGTAGCTTCTCAGCAAACACCAGGTTCTTGCTTACTTCTGTATACATGGAAGCAAGTTGAGCTAAACAAATCGCAGCCTTCAGGATCCTGAAGCTTGTGAACAGAACAGTACAGATgctgtgtgtctctgtaagctAAAACGGCTTTGAACCAGTGTAATCACTGGATTTATTAATCCCCCCTAGTTATTGGAAAATTTAGGTAAGGTGTGTCAATGTGGTTATGCCACAAAACATCTGTTCCATTTCCAGAACGAAATGATTGGTGTATATTGTCCTTAAAGCTTACAAAAAATCGAAATTAATTTCCGAAGGTTgggttgtctttttttttattattattattttttttaaacgaataTTATTGTTCTCATGCTGAATGTAGTCGGGTTGCAATGATTACGATCTTAGGACACCTTTGGAATTCTCCAtgaaaacaacttttattaaTCTGAGCAACCATGCACTGTCTTTTAGAAAGTGATTAGATCTATACTCCGGTTGCAGAGCTGTAAATGTTGTTTGCGCTCCTCTTAGGCCAAGCAACATAACTGGACTCAAGGACGATGGCCTAAGAAAAGCGCAGAGTTCCTCCTCCACATGCTGAAGAACGCAGAGAGCAATGCTGAACTGAAGGTACTTGATTACACGGAGCCATGActtaaatattttcttaaacAGCGGTGTAACAGTTTACAACTTTGAGGTTAACGTATATGTTCACttctatttattttacattgctTGTAACTAAACATATCTCTACTGTTACGGTTCATGAATTTTACCAAGGAGTGATGTGTGCAGAGCTTGAAACGGTGAtgatcactgattggtcaaACCCAATGTTCGCAGAATCTTTGACTGCCTAAGGGTACTATCATTCCTATTACTCTGAACAagtgaaatttttttcttttggtttgCTTTCACACTGCATATAATTTGCTGAACCAAAAAGTCAAATGTCTTCTGGGGTGCCTGTACGGCTGTACGCATACAACGTATTCGTTTGTCAGAATGAGACAACGATGTGAAAGGATGAGAAAACCGTACACACCAGGGTTCTTTTCAAATCGATTATACACTGTACGTATAAGTGTTCTAAGATTCTCTTCTAATCTGTTATTtgggatttaatttttttcagattGATTATTTATTCAGTAATGTTTTCTCATAACTGATATTTTGCTCACTTGTGAACTGCACAAAATCCTTTGTTAGAATGAATCCCACTGACTATGTACTTCATCGTAGGCACTCTTCACTTCATTTGGATCATGATTTAAACCAAACTCGCTGTGTCTCATGCTAAATGGTTCACAATCAAAGGGTGACAGTGTGCACACAGTTTCACAGAGGATTTCTGTTTTCCTAAGAAACTGTCATTTTCTGAAGTATTTTGTATCAGTAAGTTGACTCGTGGCTCTCCTCACCCAGGGTTTGGATGTGGACTCTCTGGTGATTGAGCATATCCAGGTGAACAAGGCCCCTAAGATGCGCAGGCGTACCTACCGTGCCCACGGACGCATCAACCCCTACATGAGCTCCCCCTGCCACATTGAGATGATCCTCACTGAGAAGGAACAGATTGTTCCCAAACCAGAGGAGGAAGTCTCTCAGAAGAAAAAGGTACACGTGTATGCTTTTCTCTCCCCTTTCCTCTTTCAGGCTGCAATGATGACATCTTAGGACACCTTTGGATTAACGATGAAAACAATCTTTACCTGAGCAGCCTGCTACTCCAGCTGTATACTCCTGTTACTTTGTCATTAGCATAAGTATAAAAACCAGCATAAAGGTGCTGGTTCTACTCCTGCTGCTCACTTCTTGGTAACAATGAGTTGATTCTGTTTTAACTTTGCTTGCAGGTTTCCCAGAAGAAGCTGAAGAAGCAGAAACTCATGGCTCgggagtaaatgtaaataaattccaACATTTGAACTACAATGgtctgatgtgttttattgctgAATTTTGATcatctatttttaaataattgaggGTCTTGTACACAGCGACGTGTTTTGCAAGACAGAATTGAGTTTATGCAGGCTTTCATACTCTTTTGACATGGACATCTGGTATAAATGCGCCTCTTGTAATTAGGCTAAACCATGCAAATAAAACCCTTGTAAAAATGCAGATCCTTGCTTTATGAGCTATCTGAGAAATCAGGTTATGAAGAGGACCTTATTTTACGctcaaatcaacattttaagCATGTGGTGTAGCTACAGGTGCACTAAAGTGTTGAGGATAATTTGATGTGTAATCACCATGTACTACGTTAGTTATTACAGCCAGGCGACATGGCATTAATTAATAGATGACGGACTTTGACACCGCTATCTATAATCTTGGACAAACATACAGTGACGAAATAATTGTAGCTCCATCTTGACGCTGAATCACTTTTTCCTTCTCAGCATGCAGTCTGGCGTCATTCTGGTTAATCGGACTCTGGTGAAGGCAGGGTTGTACATTAGAGGTTCAGATGTGCTTCAGATCAATTTTAATATATACTACTTGTTTTATGAAACCACAGAAGGTGTTACTGAGTTAAATATGTGTTGTGGTGCCTGATGTGGGAGGCTATAGgttagttttctttcttttccgtTCTTTGCAGTGTAGCTCCAGTCAGTTTAAATTCAAACATGGCTGCTATGGCTTGTGTTAAGAGGAGATGGGGAAATTTCATTTTTGGACATCTTTATATTTGGGAAATGTATTGGATGATGGTTTGTTTCATGTGCAGTGAAACCATTTAACATTGATTAAAGGAATCTTCTGTGTTTGTAACttataaagctgtaactttttctCACGCAAGAAATTCAAGACAGTTTACGCTTTGTTTTCTCTGCAGCGTGACAAGTTACATTTTGTCTTGAGAGGGGAAGAAATACAGGTTTGTTAGGGAACAACTCTATGTAGCTACTGTCACAAACTTGATTTTcagatattccacaacatttatttaatgtaactataataCAGAAACAAGCTggttaataaatttaaaatagcAATTGTCAGTAAATTGCTGGGAtggaagatgaataaaacaatttgggaTGTGCTGCTCTAGGGGTATAAAGTGCTGGGCTCTGACACAAGGCCCTGTAACTTTATTATAACAGCACCCccagaagttttttttaaaaattattattacttgcATGTACCACTGATGGGCAAATGTGTATCTTATTTACACAGAGGATAAGTTATAATTGCCTTTCAAGCATTTGTTGTGCAGCTTGATTACTGGAGTAAAGCACCAGATTATATAATCAAGGTCTTGGACCTATTATTTTCATCGTTTTGTATAATCGCATACAAATGGTCTTTCCACCAGGGGGCAGTGTAGTGCTGAATATTAGAATTTATTCTATTAGTAAtgctgcacgtgtgtgtttaaTATTACAGTATGTAGTGTCTATTTAGTGTGGGTCAGTGTTAATATGTGAAAACTACTGTACCCCCCATTAGCCTATTCTCCATGCTTGTTTCTCCATTTCCGTTCTAAATAACTATGAATCTAATTTTAATTTTACGCTTGATTGTAAAATGATTTTGCTACATTTTCTCTTTATGTataggagatatatatatatatatatgtatatatatgtgtatatatatatatatatatatatatatatatatatatatgtgtgtatatatatatatatgtgtgtgtatatatatgtatgtatgtatgtatgtcagAAATGAGTAATGTGAGAGAtgcaaaggcaaaaaaaaaaaaacagttggaaCACcacttgatttatttaattatttacatgtATGTGAGTTACTGTGTGACTAAGATCGTTAAGAGTTTGCACAATAGACTGTATGTTAAACGTGTTAAGGGGTGTATTATGGAACTTGCTTCATACGCAATTTCACTAATCGTAATGTAAACGATTTAACACGTCATAAACTACATGCTTTAGAATGAACGATTTCTGGTGCGGTTCAGTTAAGCTGATTCACCCCTAGGCGTCGTTAAAGTTTTAGGAGTCTAACTGGTCTAACCCATATAAGGACTGAATCCCAATTATTCACCTATTCCCAATATTAAGGCACTACATGGCCTATAAATTCGATAGCTTCTCCATCATATGTGCAGCACATATCTATATGTCTAATAATGGCGGCTGATCAGGTAATGTATGGTTATATTGATATGCCGTGACGACATCTATGCTACGTCGGCTTTAGTAATTAATTTtctcacgtgtgtgtgtgtatagcctatataatatatatttatcttaaaGCCATTTAGGGTGGTTTCAGATACTATAGGATAGCATGTATCCTAATTAAGACGTTTtaaatatcattgtttattgCTATTTCAGTTAGTATATTTTTTCCAAATGAACCAGCCTAAACAGCATTGTATGTATGTTTGATATTTTAATAAGAAATAGAGATACGTTGTGTTTTGGTAATTAGGAGCCTTTATGAAATACCTGTCCTGCCACAATACCCGAATCTACTCTGTCCATGGTGCTGTAGATTAATATTCGTTTTCTATCGAATGAAAGATGGTAACCTGTCTATGGACTcatatctttattatttatggCACCGTTAGGCTATCGATCAAATATTTGTTCGGGCTACAAATTCGTTACACATCCTAAAATTATGTAGATCATTCCGAAACATAAACCGCAGGACCCAGACAAGTAAACAGCCCAAAAGGATGAATCAGAATAGgctttattaaaacattattgattattttttactgaGACATTGTCAGATCAGCTATAACTACtgaaaattattaatataatataaacattgcATATTAATATAGAGCGTTTAGCTTTTATATTGGTATCCAATTATGCATGGATTTTTGGATttattcatataataataatatcatttgtaaatgttaattgatttatttaacattggTATGCTCCAAAGAACAACTGGTGCTTCCGGACTATCATTCCTCACTCCTCTTAGCCTGTAACTTTCCCACTTTATACAATATAAGGTCCATGGCCTACAAGACGGAGGTGTCACATGGAAGTTGTCACTTTATTCTTTCGATATAAATATTTGTCCCCCTGCACATTTCTCTATAACCAATCAAGCCTTCCGATAAACCATATATCCATCACTACAAGTCTGGATTGAATATTAACCTTGTGGGAGAATTTGAGCTTAAATAAGTATGGGTAAATCATGTCTCAGTCGAAGAGGCTGATTCTCAGGATTATAAATCTTAATTGTGTAAAacgtttatttttacttttttactgTCGAAAATATTGGTAATTCTTGAGCACTGATTTTGATCTAAAATGATTGATTGAGCATAACGGTCGTGtgttgtttaaaataataataataataaaaacaccggCAATTAGGCTACTAAATAAATAGTCCTTTGTTTcaagtgaggggggaaaaacctGAATAAGCTAATTCGAAATTAAAACACGAAGATGTAGTCTATAATTCTACCTGTACAGCCTGCTTGGGTCATGTCCTATTATTTAGAAAAATAGATCTCAAATGAACTTGGctgattttgttcatttaaaaaaaaaaaaaagtttatacgTATTTAATAACGGGTGGCAGCTCTTTTAATGTGCAAATTTAAAGCGGTGACAGCGAGCGCCAATGAAAACAGACTCCTAAATTCAGTCCGGCACTTTTTCCGTCTGTGACAGTCATTACGTCACTGTCGGATTTAGCCAATCACAGCGGGGTACGAGCCCTTCTACTTTCCAAGTGACACGCTCAAAGTTTGGACTTTTTCAGCAAAAGGACAGCAGGTcgatgaaaatgttttattatcttCCAGGTCTTCATATGTGAACTACCAAGAAAGActgccattttatttatagaagATTTCAAAACAACACTGAATAGCAGCCTATAGCTGTCGCGGCTCtgtcgctctctcgctcgctctctctctctcgctctctctctctctctgtctctctctctctttctgtcttcctcTTTATTCAAAGAGAATGCCAAAGCTTGAACATTTGCAATGTTTTTGAACTCAGCGACTGGATTTCGCCTGGGAGGAGATGGCTATAACGCGGCAGTTTGATTAATTCGGAATTTTAAACgcgaaaaaaaataataattcagcactaagccttttttttttttttttttttgttaatgcaATGCTTTTTATGCGCGGTTTTACAATTTCGTGCGCTTTGTTGCAGAATAACCTGCTCTTTTTGACCTGTGGGCGCTTTtacacacagtaaataacctcaattattctttcttttgaaCA encodes the following:
- the rpl17 gene encoding 60S ribosomal protein L17, translating into MVRYSLDPENPTKSCKARGSNLRVHFKNTRETAQAIKGMHIRKATKYLKDVVVKHQCVPFRRYNGGVGRCAQAKQHNWTQGRWPKKSAEFLLHMLKNAESNAELKGLDVDSLVIEHIQVNKAPKMRRRTYRAHGRINPYMSSPCHIEMILTEKEQIVPKPEEEVSQKKKVSQKKLKKQKLMARE